The following proteins come from a genomic window of Winogradskyella sp. PC-19:
- a CDS encoding pentapeptide repeat-containing protein gives MNLPFINSQTYRQKDYTASILPKGEYDSCKFVSCNFENSDISNNVFLECEFIDCNFSNANVMHTQFKDIEFKQCKLVGVQFNNSNDFLRNFNFTDCIMDFSAFTDIKIDGTFLFYANLLVQISQMLKQKKSYSRIVICKTQSFRIQT, from the coding sequence ATGAACCTTCCCTTTATAAACAGTCAAACATATCGACAAAAAGACTATACCGCTTCTATTCTACCAAAAGGAGAGTATGACAGCTGTAAATTTGTAAGTTGTAATTTTGAAAACTCTGATATCTCAAATAATGTATTTTTAGAATGTGAGTTTATAGATTGTAATTTTAGCAATGCCAATGTAATGCATACCCAGTTTAAAGACATTGAATTCAAACAATGTAAATTAGTGGGTGTTCAGTTTAATAATTCTAATGATTTTCTTAGGAATTTTAACTTTACAGATTGTATTATGGATTTTTCTGCCTTTACAGACATCAAAATTGACGGTACTTTTTTATTTTATGCAAACTTGTTGGTGCAGATTTCACAGATGCTCAAGCAAAAAAAGTCTTATTCAAGGATTGTGATTTGCAAGACGCAATCTTTTCGAATACAAACTTAG
- a CDS encoding tRNA (guanine-N1)-methyltransferase, protein MKNITKPLLLLALSLSFTFSIAQTTTEDEDLSLDSGTIDSQFEYIFRKSGNFKGTNGQKYEAVKYSSLLTLKAHVLDSLKTTYAKLDSSEKRVTSQAKEIESLKSKLGNTQTELTNTNAEKDSMSLFGIQMSKTGYNVLMWSIIAGLLALALFFLFRFKSSNSSTKAAKQKLEEVETEFEEHRRIALEREQKVRRQLQDEINKNKS, encoded by the coding sequence ATGAAAAACATAACCAAACCATTACTTTTACTAGCATTATCACTAAGCTTTACATTCTCAATAGCACAGACAACAACTGAAGACGAAGACCTATCATTAGATAGCGGAACAATTGACAGTCAGTTTGAATATATATTTCGTAAATCAGGAAACTTTAAAGGCACCAACGGACAGAAGTATGAAGCTGTAAAATACAGTTCACTTCTAACCTTAAAGGCTCATGTTTTAGATTCATTGAAAACTACGTATGCAAAATTAGATAGCTCTGAAAAGAGAGTTACTAGTCAAGCAAAAGAAATTGAGTCTTTGAAATCTAAGTTAGGTAACACTCAAACTGAACTTACAAATACTAATGCCGAGAAAGATAGCATGTCGTTATTTGGTATTCAGATGAGTAAAACAGGTTATAATGTTTTAATGTGGAGTATTATCGCTGGCTTATTAGCTTTAGCTTTGTTTTTCCTTTTTCGTTTTAAAAGCAGTAATTCTTCTACAAAAGCAGCTAAACAAAAACTTGAAGAAGTCGAAACAGAATTTGAAGAGCATCGACGCATCGCATTAGAACGTGAACAGAAAGTAAGACGTCAATTACAAGACGAAATAAATAAAAACAAGTCTTAA
- the murQ gene encoding N-acetylmuramic acid 6-phosphate etherase, whose amino-acid sequence MNFEKTTEKDSHYDNIESMTIHEIISNINNEDKTVPLAVEKALPQIEKLIEQVVNTLKNNGRIFYIGAGTSGRLGILDASECPPTFGVSHDLVIGLIAGGDIAIRKAVEFAEDSTKQGWEDLKSFNISEKDIVIGIAASGTTPYVIHALNTCNSKNIITGCITCNKDSPLSNVAKYPIEVIVGPEFITGSSRMKAGTAQKLILNMISTTSMIQLGRIKGNKMVDMQLSNNKLVNRGVQILIKELNINKSEAKKLLNKHGNVRNVIKHIQDGRN is encoded by the coding sequence ATGAATTTTGAAAAAACTACAGAAAAAGATTCCCACTACGACAATATAGAAAGCATGACTATTCATGAGATTATTTCAAATATTAATAATGAAGATAAGACTGTACCATTAGCTGTAGAAAAAGCATTACCTCAAATTGAAAAACTTATAGAACAGGTTGTCAATACACTTAAAAATAACGGTCGTATATTTTATATTGGTGCTGGTACTAGTGGTCGCTTAGGTATTTTAGATGCTTCCGAATGTCCACCAACATTTGGAGTATCTCACGATTTAGTTATAGGTTTAATTGCTGGTGGTGATATAGCGATTAGAAAAGCTGTTGAGTTTGCTGAAGACTCAACAAAACAAGGTTGGGAAGATTTAAAGTCATTTAATATTTCTGAAAAAGATATAGTTATTGGTATTGCAGCTTCTGGTACAACTCCATACGTAATTCATGCTCTTAATACTTGTAATTCAAAAAACATAATCACTGGATGCATTACTTGCAATAAAGACAGTCCATTATCTAATGTGGCAAAATATCCAATTGAAGTCATAGTAGGCCCAGAATTTATTACTGGCAGTTCAAGAATGAAAGCAGGTACAGCTCAAAAATTAATTCTTAATATGATTTCTACGACATCTATGATTCAACTGGGTAGAATAAAAGGGAATAAAATGGTGGATATGCAGTTGAGTAATAATAAATTGGTAAATCGTGGAGTTCAAATACTCATAAAAGAACTTAACATTAATAAATCTGAAGCAAAAAAATTACTTAATAAACACGGTAATGTGAGAAATGTAATAAAACACATACAAGATGGAAGAAACTAA
- a CDS encoding pentapeptide repeat-containing protein, with protein sequence MLCKLVGADFTDAQAKKVLFKDCDLQDAIFSNTNLEQANFISAYNFNIIPSPNQLKKALFSRDNLSGLLQYTGIIIKS encoded by the coding sequence ATTTTATGCAAACTTGTTGGTGCAGATTTCACAGATGCTCAAGCAAAAAAAGTCTTATTCAAGGATTGTGATTTGCAAGACGCAATCTTTTCGAATACAAACTTAGAACAAGCAAATTTTATATCTGCATACAATTTCAATATTATACCTTCACCCAATCAATTAAAAAAGGCTCTGTTTTCTAGAGATAATCTTTCAGGATTACTTCAGTATACAGGAATTATAATAAAATCATAA
- a CDS encoding TonB-dependent receptor, translating into MRKFLLGSTVYILMFTSIISAQNKYTLSGIITDNNTTETLIGVNIIIPELKNGTVTNEYGFYSITLDEGTYKLQISYLGFKTITQILELNADKTLNFKLEESAERLNQIIITEDVEKLNIRKPQMSVNSLSIKTIKQLPVVLGEVDVIKSITLLPGVTNAGEGSSGFNVRGGSADQNLILLDEATIFNTSHLFGFFSVFNPDAIKDIKLYKGGIPAKYGGRVSSVLDIYQKEGNNEEFHLNGGIGLVSSRLLAEGPIKKGKGSFLLGGRSSYAHLFLPLFDLDNIAYFYDLNTKLSYRLNAKNSIYLSGYFGRDVFSLGDSFTNTYGNTVLNFRWNHLFSDKLFSNFSAIYSDYFYGLTLDFVGFDWESGITNFNVKYDLKHYISDTFKLEYGLNSIYYKFNPGEIQPIDDNSGINPDKLIDKYAFENAIYIDAEHKISDKLSLSYGTRLSTFHRLGQDELNVYQDNNPLIFNNDLQVYEMAEPIGKESFRRSDVLESFTNIEPRASLAYQLNPSSSVKASYNRMSQYLHLLSNTSSPTPLDVWAPSGRFIEPQILDQFAIGYFKSFKDNAYSLEVETFYKTIQNRIDYIDSANLIANDAIEQVVLNGEARAYGLEILLRKNEGRFKGWLAYTLSKSEQRTPGRTAQETGINNGQWYNTPWDKTHDITLTGTYELNKKWSINSNFLFQTGIPATFPNGQYQFNGITVPVYEARNSSRLTNYHRMDLSVNYNPRPDSQKRLKGQWVFSLYNIYNRRNAANITFRENRMDGRNEATRLAIFGIVPAVTYNFQF; encoded by the coding sequence ATGAGAAAGTTCCTACTTGGAAGTACTGTCTATATACTGATGTTTACATCTATAATTTCTGCCCAAAATAAGTATACACTTAGCGGAATAATCACAGATAATAATACCACCGAAACTCTGATTGGGGTAAATATCATTATTCCTGAATTAAAAAACGGTACGGTTACTAATGAATATGGCTTTTATTCTATTACACTAGATGAAGGCACTTATAAATTACAAATCAGTTATCTAGGTTTCAAAACCATTACGCAAATCTTAGAATTAAATGCTGACAAAACACTCAATTTTAAACTTGAAGAATCAGCAGAACGCTTAAATCAAATTATTATCACCGAAGATGTAGAAAAACTCAACATTCGAAAACCCCAGATGAGTGTAAATAGCTTATCTATAAAAACCATTAAACAACTTCCTGTAGTTTTGGGGGAAGTAGATGTCATTAAGTCTATAACCTTGCTTCCTGGTGTAACTAATGCGGGAGAAGGTTCATCAGGTTTTAATGTTCGAGGTGGTTCTGCAGATCAGAATTTAATTCTTTTAGATGAAGCTACTATTTTTAACACTTCTCACCTATTCGGCTTCTTTTCTGTATTTAATCCAGACGCAATAAAAGACATTAAACTCTATAAAGGTGGCATACCTGCGAAATATGGTGGACGTGTGTCTTCTGTTTTAGATATTTATCAAAAAGAAGGTAATAATGAAGAGTTTCATCTAAACGGTGGTATTGGTTTAGTTTCTAGTCGTCTTTTAGCTGAAGGTCCAATAAAAAAAGGTAAAGGTTCTTTTCTACTTGGAGGACGTAGTAGTTATGCTCACTTATTTTTACCATTGTTTGATTTAGACAATATTGCATACTTCTATGATCTAAACACAAAACTTAGTTATCGCTTAAATGCAAAAAATAGTATTTATCTCTCAGGTTATTTTGGTAGAGATGTTTTTAGTCTCGGTGATTCGTTTACAAACACTTACGGAAATACAGTATTAAATTTTAGATGGAATCATTTATTTTCAGATAAATTATTTTCAAATTTCTCAGCAATATATTCAGATTACTTCTATGGACTCACATTAGATTTTGTAGGTTTTGATTGGGAATCCGGTATTACTAATTTTAATGTGAAATATGATTTAAAACATTACATAAGTGACACCTTCAAACTAGAATATGGTCTAAATAGTATTTACTATAAATTCAACCCTGGAGAAATTCAGCCAATTGATGATAATTCAGGAATAAATCCTGATAAACTTATAGATAAATATGCCTTTGAAAATGCTATATATATAGATGCTGAACATAAAATTTCTGATAAACTATCATTGTCTTACGGTACTCGATTAAGTACATTTCATAGATTAGGCCAAGACGAACTTAATGTTTACCAGGATAACAATCCTCTAATATTCAATAATGACTTACAGGTTTATGAAATGGCGGAGCCAATTGGAAAAGAGTCCTTTAGGAGAAGTGATGTATTAGAATCATTTACGAATATCGAACCAAGGGCATCCTTAGCATATCAGCTCAATCCATCATCTTCTGTTAAGGCAAGTTATAACAGGATGTCACAGTATTTACATTTATTATCTAACACAAGTTCTCCGACACCTTTAGATGTCTGGGCTCCAAGTGGGAGATTCATCGAACCACAAATTTTAGATCAATTCGCAATAGGATATTTTAAAAGTTTTAAAGATAATGCATATTCATTAGAGGTTGAAACATTTTATAAAACCATACAAAATCGAATAGATTATATAGATAGTGCAAACTTAATCGCAAACGATGCTATAGAACAAGTTGTTTTGAACGGAGAAGCTAGAGCATATGGTTTAGAAATTTTATTGAGAAAAAATGAAGGTCGTTTTAAAGGTTGGTTAGCCTATACACTTTCAAAATCAGAACAGCGTACACCGGGAAGAACAGCACAAGAAACCGGAATTAATAATGGTCAGTGGTACAATACACCTTGGGATAAAACGCATGATATCACATTAACAGGTACATATGAACTCAATAAAAAATGGAGTATTAATAGTAATTTTTTATTTCAAACAGGTATTCCTGCAACCTTTCCTAATGGCCAATACCAGTTTAATGGTATAACTGTACCAGTATATGAAGCGCGTAACTCTAGTCGACTAACCAATTATCACAGAATGGATTTATCGGTGAATTATAATCCTAGACCAGATTCTCAAAAAAGATTAAAGGGACAATGGGTTTTTAGTTTATATAATATTTATAATCGTAGAAATGCAGCAAACATTACTTTCAGAGAAAATCGAATGGACGGAAGAAATGAAGCCACTAGACTAGCAATATTTGGTATTGTGCCTGCAGTAACCTATAATTTTCAATTTTAA
- the trmD gene encoding tRNA (guanosine(37)-N1)-methyltransferase TrmD produces MRIDIITVLPELLRSPFEASILKRAIEAGLVEVHFHNLRDYTKGSYKAVDDTQFGGGAGMVMLIEPIDKCITKLQSERDYDEVIYMTPDGERLNQSIANQTSLKENIIILCGHYKGVDQRVRDKFITREISIGDYVLSGGELGAAVLCDSIIRLIPGVLGNETSALTDSFQDNLLAPPIYTRPREYDGMKVPEVLFSGNFAEIEKWREEQAYERTKERRPDLLED; encoded by the coding sequence ATGCGCATAGATATCATTACCGTTTTACCAGAATTACTAAGAAGTCCATTTGAAGCTTCTATATTAAAACGTGCCATTGAAGCTGGCTTGGTCGAAGTCCATTTTCATAATCTCAGAGATTATACTAAAGGCAGTTACAAAGCTGTAGACGACACGCAATTTGGTGGTGGAGCTGGTATGGTCATGCTTATTGAGCCGATTGATAAATGCATTACAAAACTTCAGTCAGAACGTGACTACGATGAGGTTATATACATGACACCAGATGGTGAGAGACTTAATCAGAGTATCGCTAACCAAACATCTTTAAAAGAAAATATTATTATTCTTTGTGGGCATTATAAAGGTGTAGATCAGCGTGTAAGAGACAAGTTTATAACACGAGAAATCTCTATTGGCGATTATGTACTTTCTGGTGGAGAACTTGGTGCAGCTGTGCTTTGCGATTCTATAATAAGATTGATTCCTGGAGTTTTAGGTAATGAAACATCAGCACTTACAGATAGTTTTCAAGATAATTTATTAGCACCTCCTATTTACACAAGACCACGAGAGTATGATGGTATGAAAGTCCCTGAAGTATTATTTAGTGGTAATTTTGCTGAAATCGAAAAATGGCGCGAAGAGCAAGCTTACGAACGCACAAAAGAAAGACGCCCAGACTTACTGGAAGACTAG
- a CDS encoding GNAT family N-acetyltransferase, translating to MTIIKATKNHLKDLIPLFDGYRRFYKQESDLIKIKQFLSERLINKDSIIFIAYLEDKAVGFTQLYNLFSSVSMERMYLLNDLYVVTDFRGKGIGEALIDKTKAQCISENQKGIAIQTASDNPAQHLYQRLDFNPDPDLHFFWTNPK from the coding sequence ATGACCATAATCAAAGCAACAAAAAATCATCTTAAAGACCTAATACCACTATTTGATGGTTACCGAAGATTTTATAAACAAGAAAGTGATTTAATCAAAATCAAGCAATTTTTATCGGAACGTTTAATAAATAAGGATTCCATAATTTTTATAGCTTATTTAGAAGATAAGGCTGTGGGGTTTACTCAACTTTATAATTTATTCTCTTCCGTATCAATGGAGCGTATGTATTTACTTAACGATTTATACGTCGTTACTGATTTTCGCGGTAAAGGTATCGGCGAAGCTTTAATAGATAAGACTAAAGCGCAATGTATTTCCGAAAATCAAAAAGGTATTGCAATACAAACTGCATCAGATAATCCAGCACAACATTTATATCAACGCTTGGATTTTAATCCAGACCCAGACTTACACTTCTTTTGGACTAATCCTAAATAA
- a CDS encoding DUF4249 domain-containing protein translates to MKKSILIFVLTLTFVSCEDVIEVDLNEAPPKLVIDAGIDWFKNTTGNEQNIKLSLTAPFFDDGVEPANNGIVSISDTNGNTFEFIEDGNSGIYINSNFIPVIDETYTLSVIYGNELYTATETLKPVVPIDFIEQKDDGGFLGEDIELKAFYTDPANIENFYFFEFLSDIPQIPTLEVYEDRFTDGNQIFGFYTEEDLEAGDQVTIRNYGVSDRFYQFMFTLLQQGSEEGGGPFETQPATVRGNCINQSNPDNFPFGYFRLSEVDEVIYTIQ, encoded by the coding sequence ATGAAAAAAAGTATCCTAATATTTGTTCTTACACTAACATTCGTTTCTTGTGAAGATGTTATCGAAGTAGATTTAAACGAAGCGCCACCTAAATTAGTTATTGACGCAGGCATTGATTGGTTTAAAAACACAACAGGAAATGAGCAAAATATAAAATTATCATTGACAGCGCCTTTTTTCGATGATGGTGTAGAACCAGCAAATAATGGAATTGTTTCTATATCAGACACAAACGGAAATACGTTTGAATTCATTGAAGATGGTAATTCTGGTATCTACATAAATTCGAATTTTATTCCAGTAATAGATGAAACTTACACACTTTCCGTAATCTATGGAAATGAATTATATACCGCAACAGAAACATTAAAACCAGTCGTACCTATAGATTTTATTGAGCAAAAAGATGATGGAGGCTTTTTAGGTGAAGATATTGAACTCAAAGCCTTTTATACAGATCCTGCAAATATTGAGAATTTCTATTTTTTTGAATTCTTAAGTGATATTCCACAAATACCAACTTTAGAGGTCTATGAAGATAGATTTACCGATGGAAATCAAATTTTCGGGTTTTATACTGAAGAAGATTTGGAAGCTGGTGATCAAGTTACCATTAGAAATTATGGTGTTTCTGATCGCTTTTATCAGTTTATGTTTACGCTTTTACAACAAGGTAGCGAAGAAGGTGGAGGTCCATTTGAAACACAGCCAGCAACAGTTCGCGGTAATTGTATAAATCAATCCAATCCAGATAATTTCCCATTTGGATATTTTAGATTGTCCGAAGTTGATGAAGTTATTTATACTATTCAATAG
- a CDS encoding DUF2834 domain-containing protein, translating into MKFKYIYLILALIGLCATWYFNIQFYLNAEDASIGNFIAETNLSFPAKSISADISVVVLTFLIWMVYESRKLKIKHCWIIIPLTFLVAIAFSFPLFLYMRANRLEKVNI; encoded by the coding sequence ATGAAATTTAAATACATTTACCTTATTCTAGCTTTAATAGGACTATGTGCGACATGGTATTTTAATATTCAATTTTATTTGAATGCAGAAGACGCATCTATTGGAAATTTTATAGCAGAAACTAACCTAAGTTTCCCTGCGAAATCAATAAGTGCAGATATTTCGGTTGTTGTTCTTACTTTTTTAATTTGGATGGTGTATGAAAGTCGAAAACTAAAAATAAAGCATTGCTGGATTATTATTCCACTTACATTTTTAGTTGCTATAGCGTTTAGCTTCCCTTTATTCTTATACATGCGAGCAAATCGTTTAGAGAAAGTGAATATCTAA
- a CDS encoding NADP-dependent isocitrate dehydrogenase, with protein sequence MTKPSTIFYTLTDEAPALATRSFLPIVKAFTKSSNVNIETKDISLAARILSAFSDYLTEEQRVSDALAELGELVKKPEANVIKLPNISASIPQLTNAIEELQAKGYALPDYPDEPENDDEKAIKSRYDKIKGSAVNPVLREGNSDRRAPKAVKNYAKKNPHRMGAWSSSSKTHVATMSQGDFAHNEKSVTIDGATSVKIIHTDTKGTQTILKDNLALLDGEIIDATKMSQKALISFLEAQVKDAKENNVLFSLHMKATMMKVSDPIIFGHAVRVFFKSLFEKHTDTFEEIGVDVNNGFGNLVEKLEELSDAKRQEIESDITSALENGPDLAMVNSDKGITNLHVPSDVIIDASMPAMIRTSGQMWNAEGNQQDTKAVIPDSSYAGIYTATIDFCKKHGAFDPTKMGTVPNVGLMAQKAEEYGSHDKTFEVSSNGQIEVVNALGTVLISHDIEVGDIWRMCQVKDAPVQDWVKLAVTRARASKTPAIFWLDENRAHDAELIKKVNKYLLNHDTEGLDIRILSPIKATEFTLERVKDGKDTISVTGNVLRDYLTDLFPILEVGTSAKMLSIVPLMNGGGLFETGAGGSAPKHVQQFVSENHLRWDSLGEFLALAVSLDHYADYTSNEKARVLGETLDDATEKLLQNKKGPSRKVNELDNRGSHFYLALYWAEALANQNKNEDLKHEFANVFKNLQSKETDILKELTNIQGVSVDIDGYYLPNEILTSNSMRPSQTLNSILN encoded by the coding sequence ATGACAAAACCTTCTACTATTTTTTATACGCTAACAGATGAAGCACCTGCTTTGGCAACTCGTTCATTCTTACCTATTGTAAAAGCTTTTACAAAATCATCAAATGTAAATATAGAAACTAAAGATATATCGCTAGCTGCGCGTATACTTTCTGCGTTTTCAGATTATTTGACTGAAGAGCAACGTGTATCTGATGCCCTAGCAGAACTTGGAGAGCTTGTAAAGAAACCAGAGGCTAATGTCATTAAATTGCCTAATATTAGTGCATCAATTCCTCAACTAACAAATGCTATTGAAGAGTTACAAGCAAAAGGATATGCCTTACCTGATTATCCAGATGAGCCAGAAAATGATGATGAAAAAGCGATAAAATCGCGTTACGATAAAATAAAAGGGTCTGCCGTAAATCCTGTATTGAGAGAAGGAAATTCAGACAGACGTGCACCAAAAGCTGTCAAAAATTACGCTAAAAAGAACCCACACAGAATGGGTGCTTGGTCATCTAGTTCAAAAACACATGTAGCAACAATGTCTCAAGGAGATTTTGCTCATAATGAAAAATCTGTAACTATTGATGGTGCAACTAGTGTTAAGATTATTCACACAGATACTAAGGGAACACAAACTATTTTAAAAGATAATTTAGCTTTATTAGATGGCGAAATAATAGATGCCACTAAAATGAGTCAAAAAGCGCTTATTTCTTTTTTAGAAGCGCAAGTAAAAGACGCTAAAGAAAATAATGTGTTATTTTCTTTACACATGAAAGCCACTATGATGAAGGTATCTGACCCTATCATTTTCGGTCATGCTGTACGTGTATTCTTTAAATCGTTATTTGAAAAACATACAGACACATTTGAAGAAATTGGCGTAGACGTTAATAACGGCTTTGGAAATTTAGTTGAAAAATTAGAAGAATTATCTGATGCTAAGCGTCAAGAAATAGAATCAGATATTACATCTGCCCTAGAGAATGGACCTGACTTAGCTATGGTAAACTCTGATAAAGGGATTACAAATTTACACGTGCCAAGTGACGTAATTATTGATGCATCTATGCCAGCAATGATTCGTACGTCTGGTCAAATGTGGAATGCCGAAGGTAACCAACAGGATACCAAAGCCGTAATTCCGGATAGTAGTTATGCTGGTATTTACACGGCAACAATCGATTTTTGTAAAAAACATGGTGCTTTTGACCCGACAAAAATGGGAACTGTTCCTAATGTTGGTCTTATGGCTCAGAAAGCAGAAGAATATGGCTCTCATGATAAAACATTTGAAGTTTCTTCGAACGGACAAATTGAAGTGGTTAACGCTTTAGGAACTGTATTAATATCTCATGATATCGAAGTTGGAGATATCTGGCGCATGTGTCAAGTAAAAGATGCACCTGTACAAGACTGGGTTAAACTTGCGGTTACAAGAGCAAGAGCATCTAAAACTCCTGCTATATTTTGGTTAGATGAAAACAGAGCACACGATGCTGAGCTAATTAAAAAAGTAAATAAATACCTTCTAAATCATGATACTGAAGGTTTAGATATTAGAATCTTATCACCGATTAAAGCTACTGAATTTACTCTTGAACGTGTTAAAGACGGAAAAGATACAATCTCCGTAACTGGTAATGTATTGCGTGATTATTTAACTGACCTTTTTCCTATTTTAGAAGTTGGTACAAGTGCAAAGATGTTATCTATTGTTCCATTAATGAACGGTGGTGGTCTTTTTGAAACAGGTGCCGGTGGTTCTGCTCCAAAACACGTACAACAGTTTGTTTCAGAAAACCATTTACGCTGGGATTCACTTGGTGAATTTTTGGCATTAGCTGTATCATTAGACCATTATGCAGATTATACGAGTAATGAGAAAGCAAGAGTTCTTGGTGAGACATTAGATGATGCTACAGAAAAGTTGTTACAAAACAAAAAAGGACCTTCTCGTAAAGTGAATGAATTAGATAATAGAGGAAGTCATTTTTATTTAGCGCTATACTGGGCAGAGGCATTAGCCAATCAAAATAAGAATGAAGATTTAAAGCATGAGTTTGCTAATGTATTCAAAAATCTTCAGTCCAAAGAAACAGATATCTTGAAAGAGTTAACGAATATACAAGGTGTATCAGTCGATATTGATGGCTATTATTTACCTAACGAAATATTGACAAGTAATTCAATGCGACCGAGTCAAACTCTCAATAGCATTCTCAATTAA
- the rplS gene encoding 50S ribosomal protein L19: MESLIKYVQDEFVTRKDLPEFSAGDTITVYYEIKEGSKTRTQFFRGVVLQRKGTGTSETFTIRKMSGTIGVERIFPVNLPALQKIEVNKKGKVRRARIFYFRGLTGKKARIKEVRK; this comes from the coding sequence ATGGAGTCTTTAATTAAATATGTACAAGACGAATTTGTAACAAGAAAAGATTTACCTGAATTTAGCGCTGGTGATACAATAACCGTATACTACGAAATTAAAGAAGGTAGCAAAACACGTACACAGTTTTTTAGAGGTGTAGTTCTACAACGTAAAGGAACAGGAACTTCTGAAACATTTACTATCCGTAAAATGTCTGGTACAATTGGAGTAGAGCGTATTTTTCCAGTAAACTTACCTGCACTACAAAAAATTGAAGTTAACAAAAAAGGTAAAGTACGTAGAGCTCGTATATTCTACTTTAGAGGACTTACTGGTAAGAAAGCAAGAATTAAAGAAGTTAGAAAATAA
- a CDS encoding DUF6095 family protein — MEETKKTDKEVLSKGIRVMLMCLFLMFTGPTTLHIAFSNKEKPLFIPLLILGVLLSFSAIIALLKGINTIMDSIFGSKNK, encoded by the coding sequence ATGGAAGAAACTAAAAAAACAGATAAAGAGGTCTTAAGCAAAGGTATTCGTGTAATGCTTATGTGCTTATTTTTAATGTTTACTGGTCCTACAACACTTCACATAGCTTTCTCCAATAAAGAAAAACCCCTTTTTATTCCTCTACTGATACTTGGTGTTTTACTTAGTTTTAGTGCTATAATAGCTCTCTTAAAAGGAATCAATACTATTATGGATAGTATATTTGGAAGTAAAAACAAATAA